The following proteins are encoded in a genomic region of Gammaproteobacteria bacterium:
- the mnhG gene encoding monovalent cation/H(+) antiporter subunit G, producing MDIILDMSSALCLLLGSFLCLSGGVGIIRFPDFYTRMHAVGVTDTLGAGMILIGLVLQNPEGLVVFKLLLILVMTVFINPVASHALAKAAFRNDLVPLSDSNENKGGTESSNP from the coding sequence ATGGATATTATCCTCGATATGAGTAGTGCCCTGTGTTTGCTATTGGGCAGCTTTCTTTGTTTATCCGGAGGGGTTGGGATCATACGATTCCCCGATTTTTATACCCGAATGCATGCGGTAGGCGTGACCGATACTTTAGGTGCGGGAATGATTTTAATCGGATTGGTGCTGCAAAACCCCGAGGGTCTCGTTGTGTTTAAGTTATTGCTGATCCTGGTGATGACCGTATTTATCAACCCTGTTGCAAGCCATGCACTGGCCAAAGCGGCATTTCGGAACGATCTCGTGCCACTATCGGATAGTAATGAAAACAAAGGAGGGACAGAGTCATCGAATCCCTAA
- a CDS encoding Na+/H+ antiporter subunit E, with product MPENNLSSPDNQTLMPHIISLFLALAAFWLINSGHYTLLILSLGLISIALVLYIAHRMDVADHESQQLLIPPKIPGFHLWLVKQIVLANISVVKHIWLGNKTISPVLTKIKANQKTDMGKVIYANSITLTPGTVAVDLVGDQITVHALLRENIEVLQAGEMDRRICRLED from the coding sequence ATGCCAGAAAATAATCTCTCCAGTCCCGATAACCAGACTTTAATGCCCCACATAATCAGTCTGTTTCTGGCTCTTGCTGCATTTTGGCTAATAAACTCTGGTCATTACACGCTGCTGATACTGTCGCTTGGGTTAATCTCCATCGCCCTGGTTTTATATATTGCCCATAGAATGGATGTAGCCGACCACGAATCCCAGCAACTGCTCATCCCGCCGAAGATACCCGGATTCCACCTATGGCTCGTCAAGCAAATAGTTCTCGCCAATATTTCCGTTGTCAAGCATATCTGGCTTGGCAACAAGACAATATCTCCCGTTCTCACCAAGATCAAAGCCAATCAAAAAACAGACATGGGAAAGGTTATCTACGCAAACTCAATTACCCTGACGCCGGGTACAGTCGCGGTAGACCTGGTGGGCGATCAAATTACGGTACATGCATTATTGCGGGAAAACATTGAAGTTTTACAAGCCGGTGAAATGGATCGCCGGATATGTCGCCTGGAAGACTGA
- a CDS encoding monovalent cation/H+ antiporter subunit D family protein yields MPALAVVLPLLSAPLCLFISRPLLAWLFTMLASGLTMLVSIALLQQVMASGTIVYEMGGWSAPWGIEYRVDRLNAYLLLIVSSISTVVLLAARISIE; encoded by the coding sequence TTGCCTGCTCTGGCAGTCGTATTGCCGCTGCTGTCCGCACCGCTTTGCCTGTTTATCAGTCGACCCCTGTTAGCCTGGCTTTTCACGATGCTCGCCAGTGGCTTGACAATGCTGGTCAGTATTGCCTTGCTGCAGCAGGTCATGGCTTCGGGTACGATCGTCTACGAGATGGGTGGCTGGAGCGCGCCCTGGGGGATCGAATATCGCGTCGATAGGCTCAATGCCTATCTTTTACTGATCGTCTCGAGTATCAGCACGGTCGTACTGCTGGCTGCCCGCATCAGCATAGAA
- a CDS encoding cation:proton antiporter subunit C: MILGLFNYWVVIVLMMIGLYIVIAHGNLIKKIVGLTIFQTAVFIFYISIAKVEGASAPILVEGISQYSNPLPHVLILTAIVVGIATIALGLALAVRINEAYGSIEEESIQNQDNQEC; this comes from the coding sequence ATGATACTCGGACTTTTTAACTATTGGGTAGTAATCGTGCTGATGATGATTGGCCTGTACATCGTCATCGCCCATGGCAACCTGATCAAGAAAATTGTTGGCCTGACTATATTCCAGACCGCGGTTTTCATCTTTTATATCAGCATCGCCAAAGTCGAAGGTGCTTCCGCCCCCATTTTGGTCGAGGGAATAAGCCAGTACTCGAATCCTCTGCCGCACGTTTTGATTCTCACCGCGATTGTCGTCGGCATCGCAACTATTGCCCTCGGACTTGCATTGGCTGTCCGCATCAATGAAGCCTATGGAAGTATCGAAGAAGAGAGCATTCAGAACCAGGACAATCAAGAGTGTTAA
- a CDS encoding monovalent cation/H+ antiporter complex subunit F, whose product MLIAATIAILVVMILGIIRGVVGPTLYDRILAVNMFGTKTVLLISLLGFVMGRPDFLDIAIVYALINFVSVIGVLHFSDSAVFKHDPNDTGTTKKE is encoded by the coding sequence ATGCTAATCGCGGCAACCATAGCAATTCTTGTTGTTATGATCCTGGGAATCATTCGGGGAGTCGTGGGGCCTACCCTCTACGACCGGATTCTTGCCGTCAATATGTTTGGTACCAAGACGGTGTTACTCATCTCGCTACTCGGCTTTGTGATGGGGCGCCCGGATTTCCTGGATATTGCCATCGTTTACGCCCTGATCAACTTTGTTAGCGTAATCGGCGTGTTGCACTTTTCTGATTCCGCTGTTTTCAAACATGATCCTAACGACACAGGGACAACGAAAAAGGAATAG
- a CDS encoding Na(+)/H(+) antiporter subunit B has protein sequence MFLAVTAIAIVRMRDLFAVVMMLGIFGLLSASFFVAMDAVDVAFTEAAVGAGIATLLMLTAVTLTVRSEDSERHKPMWALVVVIITGGLLIYGTLDMPYFGSSQAPVHQHVAPRYINDSMQETGLPNIVTSVLASYRGFDTLGEVVVIFTAGMGVLALLRQGRRSGFDQIMADSIFYLMHERHLILRVVTKLLLPFILLFALYVQFHGDFGPGGGFQAGVIFAAAIILYAMVFGLQTARRVVNRTFVRLLAAVGVLLYGGVGVVSMLNGGNFLDYNFLAGDPVAGQHLGILLVELGVGFTVTSVMVIIFFNFSDRRNNP, from the coding sequence ATTTTTCTCGCAGTCACCGCGATTGCCATAGTGCGGATGCGGGACCTGTTTGCAGTGGTCATGATGTTGGGTATTTTTGGCCTGCTGTCCGCGAGTTTTTTCGTTGCCATGGATGCTGTAGACGTGGCATTTACGGAAGCGGCCGTGGGTGCGGGTATCGCTACCTTGCTCATGTTGACCGCGGTAACCCTGACCGTGCGTTCGGAGGATAGCGAGCGCCACAAGCCCATGTGGGCTTTGGTCGTGGTTATTATTACAGGTGGACTGTTGATCTATGGCACGCTGGATATGCCCTATTTTGGCTCTTCGCAAGCACCGGTTCACCAACATGTTGCCCCGCGCTATATCAACGACTCGATGCAGGAAACCGGTTTACCCAATATCGTAACCTCCGTACTTGCAAGCTATCGAGGCTTCGATACCCTGGGCGAAGTCGTCGTTATTTTTACTGCCGGCATGGGGGTATTGGCCCTCTTGAGACAAGGTCGTCGTTCCGGTTTCGATCAAATCATGGCGGATTCCATCTTTTATTTAATGCATGAACGACATTTGATTCTGCGCGTTGTAACCAAGTTACTGCTTCCTTTTATTCTTCTGTTTGCGCTCTATGTTCAGTTTCACGGCGATTTTGGGCCCGGTGGCGGATTCCAGGCAGGCGTGATCTTCGCCGCTGCGATCATACTCTATGCCATGGTCTTCGGATTACAAACGGCACGGCGTGTCGTTAATCGGACGTTTGTCAGATTGCTTGCCGCCGTCGGTGTTTTGCTTTACGGCGGTGTCGGGGTGGTTTCTATGCTGAATGGCGGCAACTTTCTTGATTACAACTTTTTGGCTGGCGATCCTGTCGCCGGACAGCATCTGGGAATTCTTTTGGTCGAACTCGGTGTCGGTTTTACGGTTACGTCGGTTATGGTAATCATTTTTTTCAACTTTTCCGACCGCAGGAACAATCCGTAG
- a CDS encoding universal stress protein, translating to MPGLTLFVIIDPTKEHQHALAHAAEIANIAGGHIHAFCAVYEDDLSHYASRRDAKYKVKHRAMDKVDDLIKPLANDQVTVAREVVWNDHWYQAAVHACARVGADYMVKCSDTHKKALSLLKKRSDFYLLRHISCPVLLVHTVESRQYRRVLAAVAVEDGDDGHDRLNNLVISEARRICRLTGGELHVLATHKDRPNFFKLLRFRSDADDEKLPDEQLISSHFGIESDKIHLASGPVRQAIVEKATHIDAQLLMPGIIARTGVSGAVLGNTCEKVVDQVNDRYNDGLLAVSTDQ from the coding sequence ATGCCTGGATTAACTCTGTTTGTGATAATAGATCCGACTAAGGAGCACCAGCACGCTCTGGCACACGCGGCGGAGATTGCCAATATAGCGGGTGGTCATATTCATGCCTTTTGTGCAGTTTATGAAGACGACCTGTCCCATTATGCGTCAAGACGTGATGCAAAATATAAAGTGAAGCATCGTGCCATGGATAAAGTGGATGACTTGATCAAACCACTGGCTAATGATCAGGTTACAGTAGCCAGGGAAGTCGTCTGGAATGATCATTGGTACCAGGCAGCGGTACATGCTTGTGCAAGGGTAGGCGCCGATTACATGGTAAAGTGTAGCGACACCCACAAGAAAGCCCTGAGTCTGCTGAAGAAACGTTCTGACTTTTACCTGTTACGCCATATTTCCTGCCCTGTACTGCTTGTCCATACGGTCGAATCCAGACAGTATCGGCGTGTGTTAGCAGCGGTTGCCGTCGAGGATGGCGACGATGGCCACGACAGATTAAATAACCTGGTCATTTCCGAGGCTCGACGCATATGTCGCTTAACAGGCGGGGAACTGCACGTCCTGGCCACCCACAAAGATCGCCCGAACTTTTTCAAGTTGCTACGTTTTCGGTCGGATGCAGACGACGAGAAACTGCCAGACGAACAGCTGATTAGTTCCCACTTTGGCATCGAATCCGATAAAATTCACCTCGCTTCCGGTCCCGTCAGACAGGCTATTGTGGAAAAAGCGACGCACATTGACGCTCAATTGCTGATGCCGGGAATTATTGCACGTACAGGTGTTTCGGGCGCTGTTTTAGGCAATACTTGCGAGAAGGTCGTGGATCAAGTTAACGATAGATATAATGACGGTTTACTAGCTGTAAGTACGGATCAATAG